GCTCACTGGTCAATGCTGGCTGCAGTTGGGTCTCGGGTATGGGCGGAGGCACCCAGGCAATGACTAATTGGCCAAGTGTCTAACCAAGAAGCCAAGTCCCATTTTAGTCCAGTCTTCTTTGGAATTTTAGGCAGGGAAATCATCTCTTGAGGCCATCCCATCCAGCCTGTTCCCAAAGTGACAGCAGATGCTTGTCCCAGCTGCCCTTTGTCCTGGTGCACAGTCCCTGGGGAGTGGTTTCGCTGCCCCTCTTCCAGGACACGGGTGGGATTAAATGGAGCTGTGAGGGGAGTTCTGAGCACATTTCCCAGGATGCCAGGAGGTAGTTCCTCTacctttataattcttttttttttttttgtctttgttgttgttgttgttgttgctatttcttgggccgctcccgcggcatatggaggttcccaggctaggggtcgaatcggagctgtagccattggcctacgccagagccacagcaacgtgggatccgagccgcgtctgcaacctacaccacagctcatggcaacgctggatcgttaacccactgggcgaggccagggatcgaacccgcaacctcatggttcctagtcggattcgttaaccactgcgccacgacgggaactcctacctttatAATTCTAATGGAATAGGCAGAGACTCAAGAGCCCTTTAGTCTTCTAATTCCTATAGAAAAGGGAGGGACATGCTGGTTCTGCAGCAGGGTGGATGAAGAAAGACCTCAACATGCCCAGGTCCATAATAGAGTGTGGTCTTTATCCTAAGTCTGAGCTTTTAGATTCGAGGGAAAtgcaaagttcccattgtggctcagcgggttacgaacctgactagtatacatgaggatgtgggttcaatccctgacctcgctcagtgggttaaggatctggcattgctatgaaccacaatgtaggtcacagacgtggccatggctgtggctatggtataggctggcagctacgtctctgatctgatccctagcctggaaacttccatgtgccacaggcgaggccctaaaaagcaaaaaataaaattaaaaaagaaagatttgaggGAGATGCAACCTTTTCCGTCTCTATTCACGTCTCCTTCTAGGGAAGCTCCTGGGTGGTAGCAGGGACTCTCCCTGAAGATGATCACTTCCCTGCCCAGAGCTTTGGCCGTAAAGACCTCAATGTGCAGGTGGTTGTTTTAAAATGGCCcaagttgatgcaaactattacatttagaatgaataagcaataaggtcctgctgcatagcacagggaactatatccaatcatttgtgatagaacatgatagaagataatatgagaaaaaggatgtatatatgtgtatgactggatctctttgctgtacagtagaaattgacagaacataataaattaactataatgaaaacattataaaagaaaaaaaataaaatggcccaAGTTGTTTAGacatctttggaaaataaaagcaagccaAGGAACACCCAAACTGGCATCATTTGGTTGATGGTAAAATGCTGGAAATGATGTGGTCTTGTGCTGTGTGTGTATTCATTGTTGGCAGTGAAGTTCTtattttgcagggttttttttttttttgccttttctagggcccctcctgaagcatatggaggttcccaggctaggggtcgaatcggagctgtagccaccggcctatgccacagccacagcaatgtgggatccaaaccgtgtctgtgacctacaccacagctcacagcaacaccggatccttaacccactgagcaaggccagggatcgaacccgcaacctcatggttcctagtcggatttgttaaacactgagccatgacgggaactcctgatttttttttttaattgttatttccccaatacattttttttcctactgtacagcatgatgacccaattacacatacatgcacacattgtgttttcacacattatcatgcttcatcataagggactagacacagttctcagtgctacacagcaggatctcattgctaatccattccaaaggcaatagtttatattGCAAGGGCATTTTACCCATCACATTCTGAGTCAGAGAAGCCTCTGTCCCAGTTTATGGAGCCATGGGTTGATGATGTGCCTGGTCAGGAGACAGCAGGCTTGCAGATAGGCTTGGGACTTCTGGCAGCAGTCTGGGACCAAAGGCATGATTCAACACCCTTCTCAGTGGCCTgtcttccttgtgtttattcaTTCCTGTGCATAGTATGCCCTTCCACCATCCTACTGCTTCTCATTATTCAGTCCCAGGGTTCAGCCTAGACTCCCATTTCTAGCAGCTTCTCACACAGGGGGTAGCCTCAGGAAGTAGGGTGGCCCATCCAGCTCCCCTGGCAGGCCAGTGTGTGACACCTTTTTAATCTTGCCTTATGAAGAGAGACCATTCTTATTCCTAACACTGTAAATTTAGAATAGGCTGGAAAGAGTGAGCCTGGGCCTCTAAACCGCTTCTTCTGCTCACATTTCCTATACAAACTGGGTTGGCATTTCTGCTTCCAGCCCCCTTGGGCTGGTGCCAAACCTTGGGCTTTATGCTCTGCATACGTGACCTGCTCCCTGGTCACATGTCTACTTCTACTGTTTTGTGTGTCCTtgtctacagttttaatatgGGACAGACGGTGACGACCCCTCTTAGTTTGACTCTCGACCATTGGACTGAAGTTAAATCCAGGGCTCATAATTTGTCAGTTCAGGTTAAGAAGGGACCTTGGCAgactttctgtgtctctgaatgGCCGACATTCGATGTTGGATGGCCATCAGAGGGGACCTTTAATTCTGAGATTATCCTGGCtgttaaagcaattatttttcagactggACCCGGCTCTCATCCCAATCAGGAGCCCTATATCCTTACGTGGCAAGATTTGGCAGAGGATCCTCCGCCATGGGTTAAACCATGGCTGAATAAGCCAAGAAAGCCAGGTCCCCGAATTCtggctcttggagagaaaaacaaacactcggCTGAAAAAGTCAAGCCCTCTCCTCTATCTACCCCGAGATTAAAGAGCCGCCGGCTTGGCCAGAACCCCAATCTGTTCCCCCAACCCCTTATCCGGCACGGGGTGCTGCgaggggaccctctgcccctcctggagctccgGCGATGGAGGGACCTGCTGCAGGGACTCGGAGCCGGAGGGGCGCCACCCCGGAGCGGACAGACGAGATCGCGACATTACCGCTGCGCACGACCCTCCCATACCGGGGGGCCAATTGCAGCCCCTCCAGTattggcccttttcttctgcagatctctATAATTGGAAAAACTAACCATCCCCCTTTCTCGGAGGATCCCCAACGCCTCACGGCGTTAGTGGAGTCCCTtatgttctctcaccagcctACTTGGAATGATTGtcagcagctgctgcagacactcttCACAACTGAGAAACGAGAGAGAATTCTGTTAGAGGctagaaaaaatgttcctggggcCGACGGGCGACCCACACAGTTGCAAAACGAAATTGACATGGGATTTCCCTTGACTCGCCCCGGTTAGGACTACAACACGGCAGAAGGTAGGGAGAGCTTGAAAATCTATCGCCAGGCTCTGGTGGCGGGTCTCCGAGGCGCCTCAAGACGGCCCACTAATTTGGCTAAGGTAAAAAAAGTGATGCAGGGACCAAATGAACCCCCCTCTGTTTTTCTTGAGAGGCTCTTGGAAGCCTTCAGGCGGTACACCCCTTTTGATCCCACCTCAGAGGCCCAAAAAGCCTCAATGGCTTTGGCCTTTATAGGACAGTCAGCCTTGGATATTAGAAAGAAGCTTCAGAGACTGGAAGGGTTACAGGAGGCTAAGTTACGTGATctagtgaaggaggcagagaaagtgtattacaaaagggagacagacgaagaaagggaacaaagaaaagagagagaaagagaggaaagggaggaaagacgtAATAAACGGCAAGAGAAGAATTTGACTAAGATCTTGGCTGCAGTGGTTGAAGGAAAAAGCaatagggaaagagagagagattttaggaaaattaggtcAGGCCTTAGACAGTCAGGGAACCTGGACTATAGGACCCCACTCGACAAGGACCAATGTgcatattgtaaagaaaaaggacactgggcaagggactgccccaagaaggaaaacaaaggactGAAGGTCTTAGCTCTGAAAGAAGATAAAGACTAGAGAAGACGGGGTTCGGAccccctccccgagcccaggGTAACTTTAAAGGTGGAGGGGCAACCAGTTGAGTTTCTGGTTGATACCGGAACAAAACATTCAGTGCTACTACAGccattaggaaaactaaaagataaaaaatcctgGGTGATGGGTGCCACAGGACAACAACAGTATCCATGGACTACCCGAAGAACAGTTGACTTGGGAGTGGGACGGGTAACCCACTCGTTTCTGGTCATACCTGAGTGCCCAGCACCCCTCTTAGGTAGAGACTTATTGACCAAGATGGGagcacaaatttcttttgaacaaggGAAACCAGAagtgtctgcaaataacaaaccTATCACTGTGTTGACCCTCCAATTAGATGACGAATATCGACTATACTCTCCCCTAGTAAAGCCTGATCAAAATATACAATTCTGGTTGGAACAGTTTCCCCAAGCCTGGGCGGAAACCGCAGGGATGGGTTTGGCAAAGCAAGTTCCCCCACAAGTTATTCAGCTGAAGGCCAGTGCTACACCAGTGTCAGTCAGACAGTACCCCTTGAGTAAAGAAGCTCGAGAAGGAATTCGGCCACATGTTCAAAGATTAATTCAACAGGGCATCCTAGTTCCAGTCCAATCTCCCTGGAATACTCCCCTGCTACCGGTTAGAAAGCCTGGGACTAATGACTATCGaccagtacaggacttgagagagGTCAATAAACGGGTGCAGGATATACACCCAACAGTCCCAAACCCTTATAACCTCTTGTGTGCTCTCCCACCCCAACGGAGCTGGTATACAGTATTGGACTTAAAGGATGCCTTCTTCTGCCTGAGACTACATCCCACTAGCCAACCACTTTTTGCCTTCGAATGGAGAGACCCAGGTGCGGGAAGGACCGGGCAGCTCACTTGGACCCGACTGCCCCAAGAGTTCAAAAACTCCCCGACCATCTTTGACGAAGCCCTACACAGAGACCTGGCCAACTTCAGGATCCAACACCCCCAGGTGACCCTCCTCCAGTACGTGGATGACCTGCTTCTGGCGGGAGCCACCAAACAGGACTGCTTGGAAGGTACGAAGGCACTACTGCTGGAATTGTCTGACCTAGGCTACAGAGCCTCCGCTAAGAAGGCCCAGATTTGCA
Above is a window of Sus scrofa isolate TJ Tabasco breed Duroc chromosome 5, Sscrofa11.1, whole genome shotgun sequence DNA encoding:
- the LOC106510322 gene encoding uncharacterized protein LOC106510322; translation: MLCIRDLLPGHMSTSTVLCVLVYSFNMGQTVTTPLSLTLDHWTEVKSRAHNLSVQVKKGPWQTFCVSEWPTFDVGWPSEGTFNSEIILAVKAIIFQTGPGSHPNQEPYILTWQDLAEDPPPWVKPWLNKPRKPGPRILALGEKNKHSAEKVKPSPLSTPRLKSRRLGQNPNLFPQPLIRHGVLRGDPLPLLELRRWRDLLQGLGAGGAPPRSGQTRSRHYRCARPSHTGGPIAAPPVLALFFCRSL